One window from the genome of Halonatronomonas betaini encodes:
- a CDS encoding O-antigen ligase family protein translates to MSQTIAAEKIDYPKLNKVFVAGLYIYALGSHQGRSLISLGVGLVLLTWLIKVIGYRDISLNKSVKHWPIFALALIMIFSRNDFWDVLGSGHVYSVIFPLAILNQLKDKKLIYKILGISLGVLFISGIVANYQHFIEGMRRAEGLARFSITSGNVSVMGIGLLLPFLFRKGNKPWHYIVAGLGILVYTTAVIFSMTRAAYFGLIVVLFLFTLIKKPKFIPVIILLVVLVFNFLPGNVQDRFYSSFDLEGRWIQSRLLMWRVSVDAALENPIRGIGYDNYGDYYLEKDYTEGSRNFTSPHNNYFLFLAETGFTGFFIFLYLSFYLIKLFYLSYIKIPDENSIDKALFLGILLAIIGFFVTGLTETNIGESQTRNFFWLLVGFGFSLNYFTFYKQNNIDESNKSTSLESE, encoded by the coding sequence ATGTCTCAGACAATTGCAGCAGAAAAAATAGATTACCCAAAATTAAATAAAGTTTTCGTCGCTGGCTTATACATATATGCTCTCGGTTCCCACCAGGGAAGATCGTTAATAAGCCTTGGGGTTGGCCTGGTCTTATTAACCTGGCTAATCAAAGTCATCGGTTATAGAGATATCAGTTTAAATAAGTCTGTTAAACACTGGCCAATCTTTGCCCTGGCTTTAATCATGATCTTTTCCAGAAATGATTTCTGGGATGTCCTGGGTTCAGGCCATGTTTATAGCGTTATCTTTCCCTTGGCGATTTTAAATCAACTCAAAGATAAGAAATTGATCTATAAAATCCTTGGAATATCTCTAGGAGTTCTCTTTATATCAGGCATTGTAGCCAATTATCAGCATTTCATAGAAGGGATGCGGAGAGCTGAAGGTCTTGCCAGATTTTCAATAACCTCTGGTAATGTTTCTGTCATGGGTATAGGCTTATTACTGCCATTTTTATTTAGAAAAGGCAATAAACCCTGGCATTATATTGTAGCTGGCCTTGGAATTCTTGTTTATACAACTGCAGTAATATTTTCAATGACCAGAGCAGCCTATTTTGGTCTAATTGTAGTTTTATTTTTATTTACCCTTATTAAAAAACCAAAATTCATTCCTGTAATCATATTATTAGTCGTTTTAGTCTTTAATTTTCTCCCAGGAAATGTCCAGGATAGATTTTACTCCAGTTTTGACTTAGAAGGAAGATGGATACAGAGTAGACTCCTTATGTGGAGGGTTTCTGTTGATGCTGCCCTGGAAAATCCAATCAGGGGGATTGGCTATGATAATTATGGAGATTATTATCTTGAAAAGGATTATACTGAAGGTAGTAGAAATTTTACCAGCCCACACAACAATTATTTTCTGTTTTTGGCTGAAACAGGCTTTACAGGATTCTTTATTTTCTTATATTTAAGTTTTTATTTAATAAAATTATTTTATTTATCATATATTAAGATACCAGATGAAAACAGTATTGATAAAGCTTTGTTTTTAGGGATTTTACTTGCTATAATTGGATTTTTCGTTACAGGCTTAACTGAGACAAATATCGGAGAATCTCAGACTAGAAATTTCTTCTGGCTATTAGTTGGATTTGGATTTTCACTTAATTATTTCACTTTTTATAAGCAGAATAATATTGATGAATCTAATAAAAGTACGAGCCTGGAAAGTGAATAA